The sequence agagaaagccCAAGCTGGAGGACTCAAACCCAGGACCCTCTGTATATgccagtgctaaccactgttcAACTTTCCACACTATATTAATAATAACTTCATAAACCTGGTATAAGCAGTTGTTTGCTCATATGTGGGGATTATTGCGCATGAGAATCAAACCTTCAGTGAATCAATTCTGTCCTTGCTCCCAAAACGTGTTCTATACTGAACTTCTCTTAGACACTGATAACTTCCTCAATTGCTCTGTCATTGCTAAATTTGTATAAAACTCACAGACTCGCAATTTATAAACCGCTTAgaaattaaatttcatttaacaTGGGCATGGCAGTTTTGTCCTCATTCCTCTCATTCCTAACTGTAATATACTTACCAAGAGAACATGCTGACCAAATAGGTTATATAAGCACCCTCAGTACGCAAGATGATTTTACAGACCTGGTTCCTTTACACTGTCATCTTTGACCTACTGTACTTGTTGTAGTTGTGTACCTAGTTTTCCTTGCAAAGAGGGATTATTAAGAGACATTTCAGGTGggttcattttcagttttaccaAGGTTATTAAGGCCTGGGTTGTACTACATGTTAAGtctcttttaaatttttctttcCATTAGGTTTCCTCAAATCCCAGGTTTAAATCCTGCTTGAAATCACTTACTACTAAATGGAAAATGTACACATCACTTAACCATTTCAAGTGTTCTTTTCCAACATAAATTAAACACTTTTCCAAGCTGTACCAACAACTTACACAATACATTGCACTTATCGATGCTTACATTGATTCAACATTTAAATCCAAAATGCCACTTTTGGTGGCTGTACCATTTGATCAAAGGGAAAACGCTAGATATTTTATGCATCATTTAATACACATGTTGAAGGAATATGTGTATAACATATGTGGTCAATTTGAAAATGTCGGGGTCTTGACTAAACTGTAAATAAGTGTAAAAAATGCAGGTGATTAACCCAGTGAAAGGTCCATTAAGTTGAAGAGGTTAAGGTGACACTTCATAATAAGTACAAAGAAGGATCAATTCAACTGTCTTCAAAGTGCAGCTTTACTGCTGGCTATTGTGTTAGATTATACTGTGATCACATAAAACACTTCTGAACAATTTACTACCAAGGGTTTGTTAGTAAAGAACTCAATTTGCCTCAAACAATGTTGGATCACCATACGGCAACTTAACCCACCTTTCTGACAGCACAGTCGGCTGCTTAAAACATTCTTTGTGACACTGTAAAAACTACTTTGCTTAAAGCCTCCTGAGGCCTTACAGGCACACACTCACCTGTTCTTTAACCATGTGTACAGTGCTACCATGAGCTGGGGTTAAAATTAACCATTTCCCATCAGTGCCAGTTTAGCCCTTGAAATTATGTCTAGGTGGACCTGGTCAATTATCTGTCTCTCTGGATAAGTAATCATGTACACATACCCTCTTCATATTCTTTAACACAAAGCAGGGTAGTAGGCAATATTCTCTGGATTATTTGTACAAAGTTATCCCTTTTTGTTAGTTCaggttagctagctaacattaaTTATTTACTTTGCACTCTTAAATCAAATATGTTGTGTGATCAAcatagtgatggattttatccTGTCCCTTCTGGCATCATTTAAGCCATTGTTTTGGTCCACAAATGGGGAttcatcatcttcttcatcttAGAATAGCCACTGATTTTGAACCATGCAAGTGCTGGTTCTGGAAAATCACAGCAATTATGATTCCACAGAGTATCCTCCGGCCTGACATTGGTCTGTTCTTCACACTCAGTAGCACCAGTCTTTTCCATCCTACGTGATGTACTCCTCATCATCACTAGGTTCTGATTTGATGTGATCTGGGTGAAGTAGAGTAAAGTGTGGTGCTGTAGTCCTGGTACAGACATACCATTCTTTAATATTAGACAACTGAGGTAAAGCTGGGTTGACTGAGCGTTGTCTGCGTGGTGTCCTACCACTCTGCTGTTTATGGGCCAGCTGACTCTTTAGGCCTGGCAAAGACAGATCCAAAGGCACTGCTGCTGGAGATGAACTCCGCAACAGTAGGTCCACTTCACTAGCTGAGTTGATGTCCAACTCATGACTGGACACAAGAGgaaaatctgtatttttgttggCCAGTGATGGAGAGTGTTGGTTCATTTTAAGGTCAAGGGGCTCCAGGAGAGCCTGATGAGGTTGATGGAGTTGATGAGAAATAGAGTTGTACAGGTCCTGGGGTTCAGAGGTAGGTGACGACTTGATGTGAACCTTCATGTGTTTGCGCAGGGAGCTGGGGTGGGTGTAAGACTTGGTGCAGCCTAGGGCCTTGCAGTCATAGGGCTTTGAGGCCGTATGGACCTGTGAATGCTTCTTCCGGTCACTACTGTTGGCAAAGCGCCGCTCGCAAAACTCACACTGGAATGGCTTCTcacctgcaacacaaacatcacCATTACTAATGTCTAAAATGGGAAAGCTAAGTATTGGTACAGTTGAAACTGTACTAATGTTCTCTACCACTCACccatttttagaaaatattattaatactCTTATTTATTATAAGTATAATTTATTATAAGTGTGTACGgctaccatattttccagactgttAGTCTCGCTTTTATTAGTTTTCTGGCTTGTCCCGTGACTTATATAacgaagcaacttatatgtgttaattaCTGCCATTCTGTCAAATAGTCATTAGTGTGagatggcactcttggcacaactgaagataatactgtagaGCTGAAAAAGTACAAATGCTTATGTTCAGCACTAATTACTAAGTCATTActgttgccacagtaatcattATAGCgttgttgtctttgtttgaacacactcttaatattcctaatttttttATGTCGATATTTGCTCCGTAACACAAGATATTAAGGTAAATAAATGACCAATCAGGTGTCTCCATTAATCCATGTTGCCTAGATTGacaggtttgattgacaggtagCCTTACTCGTACACATTATGGCTTTAGGCTACCCACAACTCAGGAATGGATTTGCCGCTGCTTGGACGTTTAAGAACAGTTTAGAAAAATCACTGACACGCCATTTTATGAGTAGAATTAATTGCACATATTATTTAGCCTTAGGCTAAGCCTTATGGCCAAGGCCATATCAGATTGTGGTCAGAGCTTTTGTCTCCAGAGGGCTTGCACATACAACAAGCTCGCTGCTGATTTGCCCAGTGGTCGCCATGGGAACGTTCTGGACACTGCCTTActgtccaaatatggtacttcTGAAAATGAACACTAAAgaagatataaatatatacaaaaaataaaaatactaaaagcAGCAAGCAGAGGCACTGCACTGCAGACAAGCCAAGCTATAAAAATAGGGTttcaaaactgatttaaaaagaTTTCTTTCAGAATATCAGTTATAAGGTGACACTGAAATATGTTAATTAGTAAAATGTATATCTATAAGTAATAGAAACATCTGTATTAAGTTCAGTATATTACACCGCTTCAGTTATTTTTTCACATCATATAAATTTGGGTTTATTTATGTACTTGTGCAATATATCTACTGTATATAGGCTATGTCATGTACTAAGTGTACCAGGCCATACCATATTGTGGTCACTGTGTGATATATTAAATGCAGCGGTTGCTTTGTGTTTGACAAGAGTATTAGCAAAATTattactttaataaataaaataataataattaatacatAGTTAAATTAACTTTTGAACTGCACCATTTCAGGATCTCATAGATATCCTTATCTTTAAACACATTCCACTAGTAGTTTATTAGGTCCGACTAACTAAGCATAAGTGCAATCTAATTTAAATGCCCTGCAGCAAGTTCTACCGTTTTGGTTCCAACTCTGTCAGTGAAGTGTTATTAGAACTACCTTTATAAACGACTTGTTTGCTGTGACTAATAACTGTATTAAAGCTAAGAAATCATGTATGGACTGGTTTTAAGCTATTAACaacctctttgtttttttatgagaaATCCCCATGGCTCTTTATTGTCTCCTATTATTTTAAGAACTCTTTTTAGTCATTATGTTTTTCACTTTCTAAATCAGTGGCCAAGTGAGAAAGTCATGTTGCAATTAGTAATTGGGTATTCTCTTCTTCTTATTGATGACCTATGATGACTTACTGATGACACATAAACCCTTAGTAAATTGTTTGTTAACCCTTATTAAAGCAATCTGTTACAATTTATAAACCCAAACCCCCAACTCATACTATTCCCTCTCTCATAATCCAGCTTCTTCCTGCAGCTTCCTGTCACCTTGAATTGCTCCTGAGCTTCAATTTAAAGCCACGACTCCTTTAGGAAAGAAGGGAACAATGAAGGACGGCTGTGGACTGGTATTGAACCCAGCCTACGTAAACATGGAGGGGATTCCTAGCAGACTGTGAACAATCTCTTTCAACCTCTTTATTATCCGTTTCTGCCAGGAGGCTGGTGTCTTGATGGACAACACGACTTATGAGACTATAATAACTGTATGATAACGAACAGTCTAATGGTAAAATCATGAAACCCTACCagtgtgcgtgcgcgtgtgaATCTTGAGGTTCTCGGAGCGTGCGAACATCTTGCCGCAGTTGGGAAATGCGCATGAAAATGGCTTTTCCCCTGTGTGAACACGAATGTGGTTGATGAGTTTGTATTTGGCTTTGAACGCCTTTCCTCCGCGCATACACTCATCCCACATGCAGACATGACTGAAAGTCTCGAGCCCCGCTGCTACATGCTCGGTGGTGACGTGGTCAACCAGCTCATGCATAGAGCTGAAAGTTTGGTCGCAGACGGATGTCGCCGTCCGCCCAAGCCTCTGTCTCGAAGAAGTTCGATCAATCCATTTACAGACTAGCTCGGTTTTGACAGTGGGGCCTTTGGAGAAATCTAGCAGGCCCTCCATCCCACTGCCAGCACCGCTGTCGGCAGAAACGGAGATGCTAGGGGCTCTCGGCTGGGGCGGTGAGACGATGCTTGAAGCACCGGAGTTGTTGTTCCCCAGCGGAGAGACGAGGCCATTGTGCCTGGCCACTACAGCCATCCGCTTCATGCTCAGCACGGCGGGCGCGCCGCTCCTGTCGCCAACTTCAATCCCCACTTCCACCTTAAATTAGTTAAATTCAATTGGCAAAGCGTTCGCCGCTATCTTGCTTCCTTCTTGCGTCTTCTGGTAATAGGAGGAGTGCATGTGGCAATGTCTTTACCCCCTGCTGCTCGATGCTAGATCCCGAGAATCAGAGCCTCCAtgcttttatttactgtgtgagcGGAGGTTGAACGGAGTCGAGAAATACAGCCGGGCGCGATCCAACACTGTTTTGCGTCGTCCTTGACTCCTTTCCTTCTTAAATCTTTTCCCCTTCACCTCTTATATTTCAACTAACCAAGTTACAAAGTATGGAAAAACTCACAAGAGTAAACAAATTCTCCCTCTAGGATTATATTCTGTCTTTATTGGCTGTTTATACTTAAATATTTTATGGGCAAAAATACATGTAACACATTGAACactatcaaaaagaaaaacattacatttaatttacatttacaaatacaCACTATGTGAGAACACATTCTCTGGATTTAGATTTCATAAAGCCCCAACCTGATGTTGAATGAGGAACTGTATGGACTGATTTACATAGGAGTTTTTCAGCCTGTTCTTCCTAAACTGAGGAAGAACAGGCCTCTGTATTAGGCACTATAATGCCTATTAGAGGGCAAAAGTTGATATTCTCCTTTTAGCATGTGAAAAGGGTCTGAAGAAATGGCGCTTTATAATCTAAGTCTGCTTTAGTTTGATGCTTGAAAAATGCCTTCCTAAGGTTGGCCTATTATCTTTGAATAAATGTAGAATTGATTATATAATTTGGCTTTCAGTTTTACAGACAAACTATTAAGCCTCATAGTGctacaatacaaaaaaacactCTGGATGACTGACTTAAAAAAGCTAAAATCTCTTGGCAAGTATTTTTTGTAGTGAACACAAAATACTTGTATCTGAACATTTTCTACACTAAAAAACTATTCACATTTGAAAATTTCTGTTTGCATCAAGGGTAATGTGCAATTGAGTGTATTTTCAACAAATTAAACATCCTTATGAGTtgtaaaattcattcattcatttattcatccattatgtatacccgcttattcctatttagggtcacagggatctgctggagcctattcctATTGCTCTAAGGCTTTTATTACCATTAATATCTATGGCTAGAACTTCTCTTTTTTTAGAAAAAGATATAAATGATGGTCTAAATAAATTTCCTAAGGCAATTATAATTGGAGTGGATTTTATCATGGTATTAGATAATTAGTTCAACAAATGCCCATGCTCTTGCTTCTAATAGTCACTTAAAATTATTCATGAGGAGAGACAACTTGACAGTTGTTTGTAGAGAAAAATTCCCACTTGACTCTGTTTTCACTTGGAGCAATGATGATGGATCTAAACAGCCTTATATTGATTACTGGTTAGTGTCTGTTTGCCTAAATGCAGATGATATTGTTGTTGCTATGGTTCCTACTCTGCTCACAGATCATAAATCAGTCTATATTTCTATAAAGTTATCTGAAAACAAGTCTCCACATAGGAAAGCCTACTGGATcctaaataattaatttctttaatattatatacagtacaacaaAAGATTTCccagtctattttttttttaaaaaaacaaagcaaaaaattGAAACAATTTCAAATTTGAAATTGCAAGAGAAAATATAgttaaaaagtcaaaaataatatcaaaaaGAAATCCTGCATACTTATGAACTGATGATAAAATCAACTTGGctgctttacaaaacaaactgaataaaatttattaaaaataggGCAAAATGAGCCCGGGTAAGATTGAGATTAAAATGGTTGGAAGAGGGTGAAAGTaattccttttatttattttttccccaattAGAAAAGCATCATGCCAAACATGCtcagacttccttttccttggacacttcctccagctcatccggggggacactgaggcgttccaaggccagccgggagacatagtccctccagcgtctcctgggtcttccccggggcctcctcccggtgggacatgcccggaacacccAGGAAGCATCTggtacagatgcccgagccacctcagctggctcctctcaatgtggaggagcagctcaGCTctttcttcaccacaacagaccatTACATCAACCTCATTGCAGATACTGAAACTTCTCCACCTTAGGCAGggtctctcccctgacctggatatggcaagccacctttttcctgttgagaaccatggcctcggacttggaggtgctggttctcatcccagccacttccCACCCCTGTGCacactgaaggtcctggcttgatggagccaacaggacaacatcatctgcaaaaagcaggcCCCCTAACTGGACTCTCTCCAGCCCCTGGCTGCACCCAGAAATTTTATccataaaaacagtgaacagaaccagtgacaaagggaagccctgccagagtccgacatgcactgggaacaggtctgacttactgccagcaatgtgaaccaagctctTGCTCTAgttgtacagagactggaaaaCCCTTAACCAAGAgccccagaccccatactcccagagcacctcccacgGAATGTTGCGAGGGAtgcggtcgaatgccttctccaagtccacaaaacacatgtaaactggTTAGGCAAACTCTAGTCTAGTTTTTCCCTGTATTCAATTTTACCATTGACGTCTGTTTTTCTGGGCTCTTTGACAGTTTTCAGTTCCATTAATCAAAACATTTAGCTTCGGCTTTTTCTTCTATAAAATGCTCTGTCAAACTGAGAAGCGGCACCTCTCCTGCATTCAGTCTTGATAGAGGGTCAGGGGCAGGGGTGCCCAGTTTGCCCATATCTTTTCCCATTAGCTACTCAGATCCTTGCTGAATATATTACtaaaaacaaattgaatttCCTATTTCCTAAGAGGCAACAGTCAAGTTTCCTGTGCTCTAAACCTAATTCagtctttctcttttgtttcagGACATCACctcaatattaaaaaatgtgaacTTCTTCCCATCAAAGATTGTGCCATCACCCCGACACCAAGGGACTGGAACCAGGAAATGGACCTCGGCGTGGGCACCATCGCCCTGATGTCGAGGAGCTGCAGACAGGAGACAGGCCTCAGCATGGGCGACCTCGCCTGGACCCCAAGGGACAGGAACCAGGAATGAGACCTAGGCATGGACGACCTTGTTGGAATGCAGAGGGACAGGAACCATGGGAGGAGCGTCAGCAGGGACAGtgttggcacactgaggtccaTGCAGCTGGAGCAGAGCCTCAGCAGGAACAgtgcactgaggttctggaagCAGGTCTGGGGCCTCAGCAGAGACGCTGTCTTTGGCGCACTGAAGTCCATGCAGCTGGGGAGGAATCTCAGCGGGGGAGCTGTTgttggcgcactgaggctcgTCCTGTTGGGGAGGAGCTGGTGGGAGCGCTGGAGACTGGGACTTTGGGCAGTGGCCGTCCCTGAGGCTGCAGGACTGCAGAGCTAGCCAGGGACCCTGCAGAGCTAGCCAGGGGAAATTGAACTCTAGCATGCATCTAGAATGTGTGAGcaagtgggtgaatggacaaatagtgtaaaagcgctATGAGTACACTATAagcactatacaagtataagaccatttactgATCAAATTTTATTCAATTTTCTCTGTAAAACCCACATACTCACATATTCTCCTATGAGAATGGGTTACAAccttaaataattaaaataaatttgataAAATCATCCTTCCTCCATTTGGAATATTTTCCCTCATTACATCTTTTCAAGCTTAGATGGCCtcaatttttttattctttacaaTTACAGTGTTGATAAAATcccagtaaaacacaaacaggcactTCCCGCATGGGGATTAATATATAAACCACATTTTTCCCCtcacaattttttaaaatttcaaataacaaatacatactttataaaaataaaatcttattttttcctGATTCAACAATCAAACCCTACTGGTGGGTCAGCTCTTTAAGACAGAAAAGGTTTTCTTAAGACAGAAAAGGTTGCTTACTGAGATATAATGAGTTTAACCTTAAATATTGCTTTCCTTTTGAGCATGCTATTTGTTTTGATGCTGTTATTGAGGAAATCTGTGAACTGTTTAAAAGCACTGTCACTGATGAAGAAACATCCTTATTAAATGTGCCACTTCTGGTAAAACATATTTCTCTACAACTTGTAAGAATAACAAAATCATCTTTTCACTGTTTCAGCAAGATGTCAATTCCATGccttctgctgtgttttattggaAAGATTTTGTCAGTACATTGTGGAAAATAATTTGGACAGAAACTtgataaataacaaaatgagacacaaacaaaggaaataaaaagatgtCTCTTTTAAACCGTTGTGTAGAATTTATCCTactaatcatccatccattcattatctatagccacttattcctaattagggtcacagggatctgctggagcctatcccagctctctttgggtgaaaggcaggggtacaccctggacaggtcaccagtccatcgcagggccacatagagatgaacaaccacacacaccacactttagggtgaaccagtctctgtctcagtgtgttggtgggtttgaattgaagtgaactggtatctgatgtttcccaaaaatccatttaagcCTCTCTAAAACACCTGATACAaagggaatgaccaggtttttccacTGTGGAGCTTGAGGCTCAGccgtgtctcttgtttttctgcctgatgtagATGTTGCTTTGTTGAAAGTCAActtagggtagccacaggttttgaggcTTGTCTTCACGTGTGTGACATCCcttctcttggcctccatgtaggtagggatgttgtttgctctgtggcataaagtcctgatgactcctaatttgtgttgcagtgggtgatgggagtcaaataGCAGAATAacaggtctgtgtgtgggttttttgtggacttctatctctaggttaccatcagacctgaaatctcacagtccaaaaaggccaactagcctgttctctttggtgtcctctctggtgaatttgatgtttgcttctactgcattgatgtcatctgtgaaggcttgaacttcctgagtcttgattttcacccagatgtcatccacatatctgaaccaatgggttgGTGCCATCCCTGTGAAGGAACTaagagctttcttttccacttcttccatATACAGGTTGGCAATgatgggtgacacaggggagcccatggcacatccatgtttctgtctttaaaattcacctctgtatgagaagtatgtggtgttcagacaCAGGTCCAATAGCAGGCAGATTTGGTTtgggttgaggctgctcctggtaAACagggtgctgtcctcttttagtcttCTCCTAAAAGATGTTAAAGCATCGGTGGTGGGTGATGCTGGTGAGGAGGGATGTAACATCAAAGGATGTGATTTGTTTTAAGTTGACAATTGTAAAGTGGACCTGCTGAATCCTTTCATTTAGAAGCTGTTCTTGTGCCTTCTGAAGGATCTTGTTGGCTCTGTGACTCTTGACTGTGGACCGCAGGCATAGGATGATGCTCTGTTGTTTGCATCTGAGGTTGAAACGTAAGTGATTTCTGTAATCTGCCACTTTCCTGGCTGTCTTTTCGTATTTTCGCACCAACTTCAGGGCTTTTCTCccaaaatgtgctgaaatatgTCTATGGAGATTCTCAGTCCAGGTcaagttatctagaggttgagttttggcaactggacttctagtttttaggtcaaaacgtttcaccactcatccgagtagcttcatcagtctaagagaaagctggtatggaatcttcagtttatccttcaggttggtttcactccaccattagtcccataggctcattaggtgagctgtgtaaatcaggtgagagtcggtttcacttcacacatgGCCTGAATGGGCTTGTTAGATAAACAATAGAGGTGAGCTCAagtgagggtcgttaggatctaatggtatACTCATGTGACACCTCAGTTTCACCAATAGTTTGTTCTCCCTGGAAGACATCAAAGAATTTATTAACACATACGGTAAACTCAGAAGAATGCAGGGGCTAAGCTAGGAGACACAGGAACTGGGAAGTCTGGGACTGGGGAAAAACATGAACCGGAGAACTGGACAAGGGACCAGGGAAGCTGAAGTCCGTGATGCAGAACACAGGTACAAGGTGAGACCCAGAAGAATTGGGAGAGTATGACAGAGGCTGGAGTCCGGTGACACTgaacacaggcacagggagagaCCCAGAAGAGAATATTCTCCCACTCAGGAACTGTACCGGGAAACACTGGACTCGGGGACCAGCCTGAAGCCGGACCTCAGCCCTAGAATATTCAAGAGAGTGTATGCACGCATGGGGAAACTGGAGCAAGGAAACAGGATCAGGAGATATCAAACTCAGGAACCAGGATGACAACAAAGGCGATTTAGGAGAGTGAAGCAGAACACAGTAAGGAATAGTGTTTCCATTTGCCCTTTATGAGGGCAAATGGAAACACAGGTGCGACTCATTACCTCATTGCCTAGGTCACactgttacgccccagcctagggattgccggagcgtaacacgattgtggagttttcctccaaacctcttccactctcaacaaacacgaactagacgaactacaattaacaagaatatttattctgtttaaacacagaatacaatacagaatgttcaaaacaaacaaaacgctaatttagccctactcaaacaaaaacgctccgtgagccctacgatactatacaaataatggaaaacaaacacaaacgctaaatatagccctacgatctcaaacaaacaaaagatcaaataacaaaaacgccaaacagccctataatagctaatcaaaagaaataacacaaaatcacaggtcgctagcctggaaactcctaaaacaaacaggagaaaacaaaacacaaacgtaacctaagtgtctaaatatttctaatctaaataacgaaaatcctatcaatactaaatcctctaatcgaaacaaaaacctaatctctaactaactaatttacgCAATCGAAATCCCTTCTTATcgttcttccgggaagtgttgagcgaatcccggaagtccaatccagGGCTTCGAGTCCAtgcccactccagcatccgacacacacacacacacacacacacacatacacacacacgaaatggggaggggagagccaacaacacaccaaccacacacataatgacccctagggtcataacacacacacacatacacacgcacacacacacacacacagggagagagataAGGGGCAGAGAAAACCAGGGAGCAGAACAGACCCAGGTGAAACCAGTAAGAGTAATGAAACATAAAGTTACTGAGAACTAACTACAGGGGACACAGGAAATAGACACAAAAGAAA is a genomic window of Mastacembelus armatus chromosome 15, fMasArm1.2, whole genome shotgun sequence containing:
- the zic2b gene encoding zinc finger protein ZIC 2b yields the protein MKRMAVVARHNGLVSPLGNNNSGASSIVSPPQPRAPSISVSADSGAGSGMEGLLDFSKGPTVKTELVCKWIDRTSSRQRLGRTATSVCDQTFSSMHELVDHVTTEHVAAGLETFSHVCMWDECMRGGKAFKAKYKLINHIRVHTGEKPFSCAFPNCGKMFARSENLKIHTRTHTGEKPFQCEFCERRFANSSDRKKHSQVHTASKPYDCKALGCTKSYTHPSSLRKHMKVHIKSSPTSEPQDLYNSISHQLHQPHQALLEPLDLKMNQHSPSLANKNTDFPLVSSHELDINSASEVDLLLRSSSPAAVPLDLSLPGLKSQLAHKQQSGRTPRRQRSVNPALPQLSNIKEWYVCTRTTAPHFTLLHPDHIKSEPSDDEEYIT